Proteins co-encoded in one Montipora capricornis isolate CH-2021 chromosome 12, ASM3666992v2, whole genome shotgun sequence genomic window:
- the LOC138027564 gene encoding uncharacterized protein: MSSDTSQEDSLRSHVQGLVLLKEIGSGSYGNVYRARWKGEDVAAKRFRCILFQNGFMRDFQREREVLETLDHPNVVKLKTVLLPKGHSPIIITELLHCDLEKYIRESTTSPKVPEMNLIQIATDVIQGLEYMHGLQPPIVHRDLATKNILLTINGNAKIADFGVSKVFSAGCDMYATQVPGTLVYAAPETYPAMRQFQVIEGPKYGPKVDVFSFGAVLLCMIVGHEPLVWPMTPLTKDGQMISEHERRKHDIDEMGEHSLKQLVFDCLQNDSQLRPDVKDIKDELKGYKWRVVRQHNDCEPDETVIELVNTRPVYDYKFKVLLIGDRGVGKSCLFNRFRNPAYNVYMSTTTVGVEIDRPSFRYGSKFVRLEVADTAGQEHLFAIQRMYFRRVHGIFLVFDVTNRESFHDILKWLEIAQQYCTENSVSIILIGNKIDQVHKRQVSVEEGHAIAGVHNLSFMEASALNVESIEKMFKTMIQLLVKAVDLSSIKIELKDRNDKVKLEELPKKSTCNKCKKQ; this comes from the exons ATGAGTTCTGATACATCTCAGGAAGACTCTCTAAGGTCGCATGTTCAAGGTCTGGTCTTATTGAAAGAAATCGGAAGTGGTTCTTATGGAAACGTTTACCGTGCACGGTGGAAGGGAGAAGACGTTGCAGCGAAAAGGTTTCGCTGCATCCTGTTCCAGAACGGCTTCATGAGGGACTTTCAACGTGAAAGGGAGGTTTTGGAAACGCTTGATCACCCCAATGTGGTCAAGCTAAAGACCGTACTACTTCCAAAAGGGCATTCCCCTATAATCATTACAGAACTTCTTCACTGTGATCTGGAGAAGTACATTAGGGAGTCTACAACTTCACCAAAAGTCCCGGAAATGAATTTGATTCAAATAGCAACTGACGTAATCCAAGGCCTGGAGTACATGCACGGCCTTCAACCTCCAATCGTTCATCGTGACTTAGCAACAAAGAATATATTGCTCACGATAAATGGTAATGCCAAGATTGCAGATTTCGGTGTATCTAAAGTGTTTTCTGCAGGGTGCGACATGTATGCTACCCAAGTGCCAGGGACACTAGTGTATGCAGCCCCTGAGACCTACCCTGCTATGAGGCAGTTCCAGGTCATAGAAGGCCCCAAGTATGGTCCAAAGGTTGACGTGTTTTCATTTGGTGCAGTGCTCCTGTGTATGATTGTAGGACATGAGCCTTTGGTTTGGCCTATGACTCCACTTACTAAAG ATGGTCAGATGATTAGTGAACATGAAAGGCGGAAACATGACATTGATGAGATGGGAGAACATTCTCTAAAACAGCTGGTGTTTGATTGCTTGCAAAATGACAGCCAGTTACGACCAGATGTAAAGGACATCAAGGATGAGCTCAAGGGCTACAAATGGCGAGTTGTAAGACAGCATAATGACTGTGAGCCAGATGAGACTGTGATTGAATTGGTTAACACCCGACCAGTTTATGATTATAAGTTCAAAGTACTCCTTATTGGTGACAGGGGAGTTGGAAAATCATGTTTATTTAATCGGTTTCGAAACCCTGCTTATAACGTGTACATGAGCACAACAACTGTAGGGGTAGAAATTGATAGACCTTCATTTAGATATGGCTCCAAGTTCGTCCGTTTAGAGGTTGCTGACACTGCAGGTCAAGAGCATCTCTTTGCTATTCAGAGGATGTATTTCCGTAGAGTCCATGGCATATTCCTTGTATTTGATGTGACCAACCGTGAAAGTTTTCATGACATTCTAAAATGGCTAGAAATTGCTCAGCAGTACTGCACTGAAAATAGTGTATCAATCATTTTAATTGGAAACAAGATTGATCAAGTTCACAAACGTCAGGTTTCTGTTGAGGAAGGCCACGCAATTGCTGGGGTTCATAATCTTAGTTTTATGGAAGCTAGTGCTTTGAATGTGGAGAGCATTGAGAAAATGTTTAAGACTATGATTCAGCTGCTGGTAAAAGCCGTCGACCTGAGCTCAATAAAGATTGAACTTAAAGACAGAAATGACAAGGTCAAGTTGGAAGAGTTGCCAAAGAAATCTACATGCAATAAGTGTAAAAAACAATGA